From the Choloepus didactylus isolate mChoDid1 chromosome 20, mChoDid1.pri, whole genome shotgun sequence genome, one window contains:
- the LOC119516732 gene encoding arylamine N-acetyltransferase 1, giving the protein MDIEAYFERIGYKNSRKKLDLETLTDVLQYQIRAVPFENLNIHCGGAMELGIEAIFDQVVRKNRGGWCLQVNHLLYWALTTMGFETTILGGYVYNSLVDKYSSRMIHLLLQVTIGGRNYIVDAGFGRSYQIWQPLELISGKDQPQVPCIFRLTQEGEMWSLDQIRREQYLPNQEFLNSDLLEKNKYRKIYSFTLEPRTIADFESVNTFLQTSPASVFTSKSFCSLQTPEGVHCLVGFTLTYRKFNYKENMDLVEFKTLNEEEVEEVLRNLFNIYLEGKLVPKHGDRFFTI; this is encoded by the coding sequence ATGGATATTGAagcatattttgaaagaattggTTATAAAAACTCTAGGAAGAAATTGGATTTGGAAACGTTAACTGACGTCCTTCAGTACCAGATCCGAGCCGTCCCCTTTGAGAATCTTAACATCCATTGTGGGGGAGCCATGGAGCTGGGCATAGAGGCCATTTTTGATCAAGTTGTGAGAAAGAACCGAGGGGGGTGGTGTCTCCAGGTCAATCACCTTCTGTACTGggctctgaccacaatgggattTGAGACCACAATTTTGGGAGGTTATGTTTACAACAGTCTAGTTGATAAATATAGCAGCAGGATGATTCACCTCTTGCTGCAGGTGACCATCGGTGGCAGAAACTACATTGTGGATGCTGGGTTTGGAAGATCCTACCAGATTTGGCAGCCTCTGGAGCTTATTTCTGGGAAAGATCAGCCTCAGGTCCCTTGTATCTTCCGCCTGACACAGGAGGGAGAAATGTGGTCCCTGGATCAAATCAGGAGAGAGCAGTACCTTCCAAACCAAGAGTTTCTTAATTCTGATctcctggagaaaaataaataccgGAAAATCTACTCCTTCACTCTTGAGCCTCGAACAATTGCAGATTTTGAGTCTGTGAATACATTCCTTCAGACATCTCCAGCCTCTGTGTTTACAAGCAAATCCTTTTGTTCCTTGCAGACACCAGAAGGAGTTCACTGTTTAGTGGGCTTCACTCTCACCTATAGAAAATTCAATTATAAGGAAAATATGGATCTGGTAGAGTTTAAGACCCTGAATGAGGAAGAAGTAGAAGAGGTGCTGAGAAATCTCTTTAATATTTACTTGGAAGGAAAGCTTGTCCCCAAACATGGTGACCGATTTTTTACCATTTAA